A DNA window from Guyparkeria halophila contains the following coding sequences:
- a CDS encoding HPr family phosphocarrier protein, with product MNDSAPSVAQRQLTLRNRRGLHARAAARFAAKAEQFESEVEVEFNDRRVNGKSIMGLMMLAAACGKTISVTATGDDAAQAIEGIADLVDARFHESE from the coding sequence ATGAACGACAGCGCCCCATCAGTCGCCCAGCGGCAATTGACCCTGCGCAATCGTCGCGGCCTGCACGCCCGAGCGGCCGCGCGTTTTGCCGCGAAGGCCGAACAATTCGAAAGCGAAGTCGAGGTCGAATTCAACGACCGCCGGGTCAATGGCAAGTCGATCATGGGCCTGATGATGCTGGCCGCCGCCTGTGGCAAGACGATCAGCGTCACCGCCACCGGCGACGATGCTGCCCAGGCCATCGAGGGGATCGCCGACCTGGTCGATGCCCGTTTTCACGAATCCGAATAA
- the hemL gene encoding glutamate-1-semialdehyde 2,1-aminomutase — protein MTASNHELFERAQTHIPGGVNSPVRAFGSVGGDPVFVKRAEGARFFDENDQSYIDYVGSWGPMILGHAHPDVIEAVRDAAKSGLSFGAPTVSETRMADLLCELVPSMDMVRLTSSGTEATMSAIRLARGFTGRDRIVKFQGNYHGHSDSLLVEAGSGALTHGVPSSPGVPKAFADLTTTVEYNNLEQVREVFAEVGDEVAAIIVEPVVGNMNCIPPEPGFLEGLRHVCDEYGAVLIFDEVMTGFRVSLGGAQEHYGIKPDLTTMGKVIGGGMPVGAFGGRREIMEMISPMGPVYHAGTLSGNPMAMAAGVKTLELISVPGFFDVLTRRTQALCDGLSAAAKAHGIPMITQNVGGMFGLFFTDKDRVANFNDATACDKEAFKAFFHGMLDEGVYFAPSSFEAGFVSMAHGEAEIDATISAAERVLARMAG, from the coding sequence ATGACCGCATCCAACCACGAGCTGTTCGAACGCGCGCAGACCCACATCCCCGGCGGGGTGAATTCGCCGGTGCGTGCCTTTGGCTCGGTCGGCGGCGATCCCGTCTTCGTCAAGCGCGCCGAGGGCGCCCGCTTTTTCGACGAGAACGACCAGTCCTATATCGATTACGTCGGCTCCTGGGGGCCCATGATCCTGGGGCATGCGCACCCCGACGTGATCGAGGCGGTCCGCGACGCCGCCAAGAGCGGCCTGTCCTTCGGTGCCCCCACGGTCAGCGAAACCCGCATGGCCGATCTGCTCTGCGAGCTGGTGCCGTCGATGGACATGGTGCGGCTTACCTCCTCGGGCACCGAGGCCACCATGAGCGCGATCCGTTTGGCTCGCGGCTTTACCGGCCGGGACCGGATCGTCAAGTTCCAGGGCAACTACCACGGTCACTCCGACTCCTTGCTGGTCGAGGCCGGCTCGGGGGCGCTCACGCACGGCGTGCCGAGCTCCCCGGGCGTACCCAAGGCGTTCGCCGATCTGACCACCACGGTCGAGTACAACAACCTCGAGCAGGTGCGCGAGGTGTTTGCCGAGGTGGGTGACGAGGTCGCCGCGATCATCGTCGAGCCGGTGGTGGGCAACATGAACTGCATCCCGCCGGAGCCGGGTTTCCTCGAGGGGCTGCGCCACGTCTGCGACGAGTACGGCGCGGTGTTGATCTTCGACGAGGTGATGACCGGTTTTCGCGTGTCGCTGGGCGGGGCGCAGGAGCATTACGGCATCAAGCCGGACCTGACCACCATGGGCAAGGTGATCGGCGGCGGCATGCCGGTGGGTGCCTTCGGCGGCCGGCGCGAGATCATGGAGATGATCTCGCCGATGGGGCCGGTCTACCACGCCGGCACGCTGTCGGGTAACCCGATGGCCATGGCGGCCGGCGTAAAGACGCTCGAGCTGATCAGCGTGCCGGGTTTCTTCGACGTGCTGACCCGTCGCACCCAGGCACTCTGCGATGGTCTGTCGGCCGCCGCGAAGGCGCACGGCATCCCGATGATCACCCAGAACGTGGGTGGCATGTTCGGGCTGTTCTTCACCGACAAGGACCGCGTCGCCAACTTCAACGACGCGACTGCCTGCGACAAGGAGGCCTTCAAGGCCTTCTTCCACGGCATGCTCGACGAGGGCGTGTACTTTGCGCCGTCGTCGTTCGAGGCGGGATTCGTCTCGATGGCCCACGGCGAGGCGGAGATCGATGCGACGATCAGCGCCGCCGAGCGCGTGCTGGCCCGCATGGCAGGTTGA
- the thiE gene encoding thiamine phosphate synthase, whose amino-acid sequence MRRGELNGLYVITDTTRFQREALVEAVSEAIQGGARIVQYRDKSGDAERRRDEAAALGELCRHHGRVFIVNDDVALATEVGADGVHLGREDAPLTDTRARFQAAGLDAIIGVSCYADRLRAERAAAEGADYLAFGAMFPSPTKPHAPGAPAEVLGWARERLGRPVCGIGGITATNVGDLMPHRPDMIAVISEVFAAPDIRAAAETMAQAMAAGPIESLSSTNHDPENP is encoded by the coding sequence ATGAGGCGGGGCGAGCTGAACGGACTTTACGTGATCACCGATACCACCCGATTTCAGCGCGAGGCGCTGGTCGAGGCGGTCAGCGAGGCCATTCAGGGTGGGGCACGGATCGTCCAGTATCGGGACAAGAGCGGCGATGCCGAGCGGCGCCGTGACGAGGCCGCGGCCCTCGGCGAGCTGTGCCGGCATCATGGTCGCGTCTTCATCGTCAACGACGACGTGGCACTGGCGACCGAGGTCGGCGCCGACGGGGTGCATCTGGGCCGCGAGGATGCCCCGTTGACCGACACGCGGGCCCGCTTTCAGGCCGCGGGGCTCGATGCGATCATCGGTGTGTCTTGCTATGCTGACCGGCTTCGGGCCGAACGCGCCGCGGCCGAAGGTGCCGATTACCTGGCCTTCGGCGCGATGTTCCCGTCGCCAACCAAGCCGCATGCGCCCGGCGCCCCCGCGGAGGTGCTCGGCTGGGCCCGGGAGCGGCTCGGTCGTCCGGTTTGCGGCATCGGCGGTATTACGGCGACCAACGTGGGCGACCTGATGCCGCATCGGCCCGACATGATCGCGGTGATCAGCGAGGTGTTCGCCGCCCCCGACATCCGGGCCGCCGCCGAGACCATGGCGCAAGCCATGGCCGCCGGCCCGATCGAATCCCTTTCAAGCACAAACCACGATCCGGAGAATCCCTAG
- a CDS encoding glucokinase, producing MILAGDIGGTRSRLALFADDEPVARFEQTLSSREYADFSAMLSTFLDLAGRHHDREPIEATAFGIAGPVQGEGADARVQATNLPWTLSAAMIGKALGGAPVRLVNDLIAVGLGALASPIDRRVNLNPEAASGKGHAAVIAPGTGLGEALFFHDGHDHNPMPSEGGHCDFGPNDEREMALLRYLRGRFGGHVSYERILSGDGFSSLYAFARHAELGRPAPGADGQLSAASDPNALITQWANRGEDECAVIACRLFARILGAEAGNLALKALPTGGVFLAGAIVGHILPFLREQTLEGFLDKGRFATMLGRLPLWVIADGGLGLAGARELAARDRAEQAMDSSRGA from the coding sequence ATGATTCTCGCGGGTGACATCGGTGGAACACGCTCACGCCTGGCGCTGTTCGCCGACGACGAGCCGGTGGCGCGATTCGAACAGACCTTGTCCAGTCGGGAATACGCGGATTTTTCCGCCATGCTGTCGACCTTTCTCGACCTTGCCGGGCGACATCATGACCGCGAGCCGATCGAGGCGACGGCGTTCGGTATCGCCGGCCCGGTGCAGGGTGAGGGCGCGGATGCCCGGGTACAGGCGACCAACCTGCCCTGGACCTTGTCGGCGGCGATGATTGGCAAGGCGCTCGGCGGCGCGCCGGTGCGGTTGGTCAATGACCTGATCGCCGTGGGCCTGGGCGCGCTGGCAAGCCCGATCGACCGGCGGGTGAACCTCAATCCCGAGGCCGCGTCGGGCAAGGGGCACGCGGCGGTGATCGCGCCGGGTACCGGGCTGGGCGAGGCCCTGTTCTTCCATGACGGTCATGACCACAACCCGATGCCGAGCGAGGGCGGACATTGCGACTTCGGCCCCAACGACGAGCGCGAGATGGCGTTGCTGCGCTACCTGCGTGGGCGGTTCGGTGGGCATGTCAGCTACGAGCGCATTCTCAGTGGTGACGGCTTTTCCTCGCTCTATGCCTTTGCGCGTCACGCGGAACTTGGGCGACCGGCCCCGGGCGCCGATGGACAGCTGTCAGCGGCTTCCGACCCCAATGCCCTGATCACGCAATGGGCGAATCGCGGCGAGGACGAGTGCGCGGTGATCGCCTGTCGGCTGTTCGCGCGGATTCTTGGCGCGGAGGCCGGCAACCTGGCGCTCAAGGCACTGCCCACCGGCGGGGTGTTCCTCGCCGGCGCCATTGTCGGGCACATCCTGCCGTTCCTGCGCGAGCAGACGCTCGAGGGCTTTCTCGACAAGGGGCGGTTTGCGACCATGCTCGGTCGTCTGCCGTTGTGGGTGATTGCCGATGGCGGACTCGGCCTGGCCGGCGCGCGCGAACTGGCTGCGCGGGACCGTGCCGAGCAGGCAATGGACTCGAGCAGGGGAGCGTGA